Proteins from a single region of Streptomyces spinoverrucosus:
- a CDS encoding GntR family transcriptional regulator, with translation MTLAAVKQPPAADRVYTHVKQGVLDRRYEGGTLLTEGELADAVGVSRTPVREALLRLEVEGLIKLYPKKGALVLPVSAQEIADVVETRLLVEEHAARKAVPAPSGLIERLEALLEQQKEQAAAGDLAAAAVTDRCFHAEIVRSGGNEILSRLYDQLRDRQLRMGVAVMHSHPDRIAKTLAEHQEILDALRSGNPDAAVDVVHRHIGWFSHLARGEVR, from the coding sequence ATGACCCTGGCCGCCGTGAAGCAACCCCCTGCCGCCGACCGCGTGTACACCCACGTCAAGCAAGGCGTCCTGGACCGCCGTTACGAGGGCGGCACCCTCCTCACCGAGGGCGAGCTGGCCGATGCCGTGGGGGTGTCGAGGACACCCGTGCGCGAGGCGCTGCTGCGGCTGGAGGTCGAGGGACTGATCAAGCTCTACCCGAAGAAGGGCGCGCTCGTCCTGCCGGTCTCCGCGCAGGAGATCGCGGACGTCGTCGAGACCCGCCTGCTGGTGGAGGAGCACGCCGCGCGCAAGGCCGTACCCGCGCCCTCCGGGCTCATCGAGCGCCTCGAAGCACTCCTGGAGCAGCAGAAGGAACAGGCCGCCGCCGGGGACCTGGCCGCCGCCGCTGTCACCGACCGCTGCTTCCACGCCGAGATCGTGCGCAGCGGTGGGAACGAGATCCTCTCCCGGCTCTACGACCAGCTGCGCGACCGGCAGTTGCGGATGGGCGTCGCCGTGATGCACTCCCACCCCGACCGGATCGCCAAGACGCTCGCGGAGCACCAGGAGATCCTGGACGCGCTGCGCTCCGGGAACCCGGACGCGGCCGTCGACGTGGTCCACCGGCACATCGGCTGGTTCTCGCACCTCGCACGGGGTGAGGTCCGATGA